Below is a genomic region from Chelmon rostratus isolate fCheRos1 chromosome 7, fCheRos1.pri, whole genome shotgun sequence.
gcttcagggcacgtatgtagcgtagccttaaatgcgccagagcggggtcaaaccattctctggtAAGACGGGGGGTAGcggtgttgtgcaaaaaaaggaaaatatatatatttgaaatattgaatatgttaaagtttttaattaTATGTTGATTGGAAAATAATATGGGCCCGGGacatacccggttgcccccccccctgTTGAAGGGCTTGCCTTGAATGTTTCTAGTTAGCTATGACCCGCTAGCTAGAGTGTGTTTCGGTTAGGTTAGCTAAACAGCTATCTTATGTTGGTATCGCACGCCATCCAACTTGTGCTAGCTAACGATGTGGCTAAGTCACGCTAGCTAACGCTGGTATTAGCTAAGTCTGTCTCAGTTTATTTAGCtaattaaaatattataatTTTATAACAGCACATCCTCAAGTTTATTACTAACCCCAGTTGAGGTCGTGTAGAAGCAAGCAACATAATGTACAGGATAATGTGTACATTATTGTGACTATTCTGATCCATTTTCAGCCCTACAGGAACTAGCATTGATTTTTGACCGTATCGAGCAATCTTTCTCCTTTGATTGGGAACTTAACACTTCAGCGAAACGTGGATGTGCGATTTATTTCTGaaataaattcaaatcaaaagggacagcaggaagcagtgatcaaacacaaactgacagattAAAACTTTCTACTCCAACAAagttaaaacaacaacattagTAACTAGTATAAAACCGCAGTAAATCTACACATAACATTAATTCCATATACTTGCCAAGTTTTCTCTGATTCTCTGatattttgaataaaatatttagtGCAGTTCCAGCATTTAGCCCTCTCAGGTTGTCCATCATATACTGAAAAGCTAAAACCCGGCTTACCTGCCAGACTTTACCAGATTTAGCCaaactaaaatgaaatgatgaaaaatgttcattCCAGGTTCCCCAAGCCTAATTGAACATTTTCccaggttttgttttgtccaaccagcagtccaaagGCCAAATATATTTagtttacaacaacaacaaaaaagcagcaaatgttcacattggagaagctgcaaccagagaTTGGTCGTTGCTTTTGTAAGgaaaaaatacttaaatgaGTAATCAAAATAGTGGCCTAATTGTTTCAACTCTAGTTATGTTACTTGCATATGCATACTTAACTGATTACAAATATTGTCACATAAGTTGTAGTCTTTTAATTGGTGACTTAAAAACACTCCAACTAAACCTAATCTACTCGACGATTGTCAATTATGCAATATTAATTTCTGCTTTGATTACATACAACTGCAAATAATTCAgcaacaactgctgctgcttgctgCTTATTAAACTTATTGTAAGAAAATATGAGTTGCTAAATGCTTTTTTCAGGACATTGGATGGGACGGTTTTATATTCAGAGCGCATCACATGGATATTCTGTGACGAAATTTCTTAAAGAGATATTTTACACAGAAGAGAGGAAGCTGTTTGATGGCaaaaagcagattaaaaaaagttggattttattttgcattgaactacgttttttttttttgttctgtcgtGATTTTTTGAGTTTCTACGTGAATCTCctgataaaaacacagtatATGATACACATTTACAAACTGCTACATCTGTACATTTTAAGCTCTTTTAAATATGGCTGCTGTATTTGTTGCCTGATAAATTCTGTGAGCAAAATCttaacaaaaacagtgatgaacAGTCAGTCCGAATCCCGGGGCTCGATGccagcagcagatgttttggCCCTCTTATGGTCTCCTCCCCGTGTGATGAGTCCCACTATGATCACCATGactggcagagacagacagagcatgATGCGGCTGATGGGCAGGTGGACTGGACAATCAGTGGTAGCTGAAGGATTTCGGTTCTGGGCAGTGGGAGgattttcaaacaaaaaggtGGACGTGAAGTCTATAAACGCTACCCTCCTGTTTTCTTTGGTGTTCACCTGAcacctccacttcctgttgttgtcttCCCTCTGAAGGTTTGCAACCAGAGTGATATTGCAGCGGGTGTGGCCAGTCAGCTTGTACCTGTGTGAGATCATCAGATAAGCATCACAGaagttcatgttttattgtgtatttCGCTGTTTTTGAGTAGTGTAGTAGTTACCGGACGTTCCTTCATTACAGTGAAcgactcagtcccacacacactgtcctactgccccaaatactcactcGAGATCCAAACACGGATTAATCCACTGCTGGAAATAGTCCTCGGCTATTTCATCATGTTTGAGTAACTTTAGTAAAAACTACAgtacagtgaccagctgttttaggaaattactgagcctttttaaTGAAACTAGGCATCGTGtatttttaatctgtttattCTTTTCCTGGCAGAAATGGGGTTTCATAGAATGGgtgttaatatatttttaaataagtcagttaaaaaaaaagaatagacTTTAtagaatttaaataaaatgttcactagttttattgttgaaaaactaatcaagaaaaaaaataattttcctcAAATCTAATTTTCACTCAACACAGTTCAAAGGTAGCAGTGACCgttgacagaaaaataactgaaaacctGTTGTCGTTGGGCAGCACAGTACTATCTTCGGCAGTGAAGCTGAGGTTGAACACACTGGAGTATGACTTGCAGCTCCCAGCATCATAGTAAGTGAAGAGGATGCAGTTCAGGGTGAGGTTTCCTCCAGGCTGCAGTTCAGTGATGGTGGAAAATGAAGTGATGGTGAGGAGAGAGACGTAGATGTCACTGATGGCGTTTCCATTATCCAGGCAGACGTAGGAGCCGGCGTCGTCGACCCGGAGGTCACGGAGATGGAGAGAACAATTGGATGTGATGGACATGCGGCTGAATTTGTCCGAGTCCACCCTCACCTGACCCCCGCTGACCTCCTGAGTGAGCCGTACCTGGCCGACTTTGAAGAAAGTCCAGGAGATGAGGGAGCAGTCTGAGGAAACCAGGTTGGCACATGGCAGGAGAACATCACCTCGCAGTGTGctgtacacaaacactgctTCTTTTTTGCACCGTCCACCTGGAAACATGAAAGTCTGTCAGAAGCACAGCAAAGAGAGACTTTAACTATCTAACTATAACACTAACTATAGCAGTGTTACATTAAAATCTGGGATCTTTTAGATTTTGGGACACTGCAGCACTGGTTCTCAGTCTTTTGTGTAATTTGTGAGCAGTTCAATCAAAGAATGTCTTTCCATTCTCAGACCCTTCCAGTTATTTTTGAGGCCTTTAGAGGAGCTTTTATACCCCATTCGGTTTTATTCGTGTTTATataattgtcatttttcaactAAAAAAATCTCCTGCAGCTCTTGGCAACACTCAGGAGCTGAAGCAGCAAAAGAGTGCGAGTCAGTGGGTCTAAATTTCTGAGAGGGCTGGATATGTTCACAGTGGCAGATTGTATGATTTATACAGGTATGAAAAGATAAATGGAAAAGTCATTCTTTGACTGCAGCCCAGAAACAAAGATATcaggaacaaacacagaaactgaactgagtCCATTGGTGTAAAGTGACAAAGTGCATTTACTTAAGTAGAGTTTTTACGTACGTGCACTTTAGTAT
It encodes:
- the LOC121609609 gene encoding uncharacterized protein LOC121609609; translation: MTGIKYLMRVLLLTCLLLIGGRCKKEAVFVYSTLRGDVLLPCANLVSSDCSLISWTFFKVGQVRLTQEVSGGQVRVDSDKFSRMSITSNCSLHLRDLRVDDAGSYVCLDNGNAISDIYVSLLTITSFSTITELQPGGNLTLNCILFTYYDAGSCKSYSSVFNLSFTAEDSTVLPNDNRYKLTGHTRCNITLVANLQREDNNRKWRCQVNTKENRRVAFIDFTSTFLFENPPTAQNRNPSATTDCPVHLPISRIMLCLSLPVMVIIVGLITRGGDHKRAKTSAAGIEPRDSD